One segment of Rickettsiella grylli DNA contains the following:
- the bioA gene encoding adenosylmethionine--8-amino-7-oxononanoate transaminase — MNLINRDLQCIWHPCSQMKDYETFPPLIIKKAYGSYIELKEGRKIIDAISSWWCKSLGHNHPRLKSALKAQCDDFEHVIFANSTYEIIIQLSEKLSQICQGLNKVFYANEGSSAVEIALKMSLHAQRLCGQTQRIQFTALQNGYHGETFMALGLSDLGLYRSAYEAHLIQPKFIQNLPYVHSTTDPLWRDCSSVWPSIEEQLEKQAKNLAAIIVEPIVQGAGGMKIYSQDFLYRLRKWTKAHGIYLIADEIMTGLGRTGRILACEYAKIKPDFICLSKGLTSGWLPMSVVLTHDRIYNLFYDDYNTGKSFLHSHTFSGNALAAAIALECFAILEDEKIIKQVNEKEIILRKFMEEVNQKTHRLVNIRGIGAIVAADLALKENEKNQRIGYRIFQHALDLGAWLRPLGNTIYWLPPLNITLSTLEELRDITTLSIKRVFNKKIDLKIKN; from the coding sequence ATGAATCTAATCAATCGCGACTTACAATGTATTTGGCATCCGTGCTCTCAAATGAAGGATTATGAAACGTTCCCGCCTTTAATAATCAAAAAAGCCTATGGTTCTTATATAGAGCTTAAAGAGGGTAGGAAAATAATAGACGCTATCTCAAGTTGGTGGTGTAAGTCATTAGGTCATAACCATCCCCGCTTAAAATCAGCACTTAAAGCGCAATGTGATGACTTCGAGCATGTCATATTTGCCAATTCTACGTATGAGATTATCATCCAACTGTCTGAAAAATTAAGCCAAATTTGCCAAGGTTTAAACAAAGTATTTTATGCCAACGAAGGTTCTTCAGCGGTTGAAATTGCGCTAAAAATGAGTCTACATGCGCAACGATTATGCGGTCAAACTCAACGTATTCAATTTACAGCATTACAAAATGGCTACCATGGTGAAACGTTTATGGCATTAGGCCTCAGTGATCTTGGTCTTTATCGTAGCGCTTATGAAGCCCATTTAATACAACCAAAATTTATACAAAACCTCCCTTATGTCCATTCTACGACTGATCCACTCTGGCGCGATTGTTCAAGTGTCTGGCCATCTATTGAGGAACAGCTTGAAAAACAAGCCAAAAATTTAGCGGCTATTATTGTCGAGCCGATAGTCCAGGGGGCTGGGGGCATGAAAATCTACAGTCAAGATTTTCTTTATCGGTTAAGAAAATGGACCAAAGCACACGGTATTTATTTAATTGCCGACGAAATAATGACAGGACTCGGTAGAACCGGTCGAATTTTAGCCTGTGAATATGCAAAAATAAAACCTGATTTTATCTGTTTAAGCAAAGGACTCACCTCCGGTTGGTTGCCGATGAGTGTCGTACTCACACACGATAGAATTTATAATTTATTTTACGATGATTACAATACTGGAAAAAGTTTTTTGCATTCTCACACATTCAGCGGCAATGCGTTAGCCGCTGCTATCGCTTTAGAATGCTTCGCTATCTTAGAAGATGAAAAAATAATAAAACAGGTCAATGAAAAAGAAATTATTTTAAGGAAATTCATGGAAGAAGTGAATCAAAAAACTCATCGTTTAGTGAATATCCGGGGCATTGGCGCCATCGTCGCTGCCGATTTAGCATTAAAAGAAAATGAAAAAAACCAACGCATAGGCTATCGAATTTTCCAGCATGCCTTAGATTTAGGCGCATGGCTTCGCCCTTTAGGAAACACAATCTACTGGCTTCCTCCTTTGAATATAACCCTATCGACCCTTGAGGAATTAAGGGACATTACTACACTTTCTATAAAACGAGTATTTAATAAAAAAATAGATCTTAAAATTAAAAATTAA
- a CDS encoding UbiA family prenyltransferase has protein sequence MSKKINSKKNSKISACFKAIRPYHAIKNGLLFIPLLVGHQYFNTIAIGNVFLGSIVFCLFASSAYLINDLADLKTDQQDIKKQKRPFASGTLPLNVGYIFSPLFALIALSFSIFLPYRFLMTALSYYSLTLIYTFFIKKIKWIDAFLLASLYSLRVFAGMTLIKNGFSWWLIFFVLSLFFSLALLKRYAELALLGLKNKFSIPGRAYQLNDKTRLAVLGRSSGILSILIFIFYIYSPKAQFFYSSPLLLWFICPCLFMWLHHMWQLAREGKIDDDPVVITVKDRLSWIFLIVIVFMTVLATGFHFPH, from the coding sequence TTGAGCAAAAAAATTAATAGTAAAAAAAACAGTAAAATAAGCGCCTGCTTCAAAGCGATAAGACCCTATCATGCCATAAAAAATGGTTTATTATTTATTCCTCTTCTGGTAGGGCATCAATATTTTAATACGATTGCGATAGGAAATGTATTTTTAGGGAGTATCGTTTTTTGTTTGTTTGCTTCGAGTGCTTATTTAATCAATGATCTAGCTGATTTAAAAACGGATCAGCAGGATATAAAAAAACAAAAAAGACCTTTTGCTTCCGGTACATTACCACTTAACGTAGGCTATATTTTTTCACCTTTATTCGCTTTAATCGCATTGAGTTTTTCAATTTTTTTACCTTATCGTTTTTTAATGACTGCTTTAAGTTATTATAGTTTGACATTAATCTATACTTTTTTTATTAAAAAAATAAAATGGATAGATGCTTTTTTATTGGCGAGTTTATATTCATTACGTGTATTTGCAGGGATGACGTTGATTAAAAATGGATTTTCATGGTGGCTGATTTTTTTTGTTTTATCTTTATTTTTCAGTTTAGCGTTACTGAAGCGTTATGCAGAGCTTGCTCTTTTAGGACTAAAAAATAAATTTTCAATACCAGGACGTGCTTACCAATTAAACGATAAAACCCGTTTGGCTGTGTTGGGACGGAGTAGCGGAATTTTATCCATTTTGATTTTTATTTTTTATATTTATTCACCAAAAGCACAGTTTTTTTATTCGAGTCCATTATTATTATGGTTCATTTGTCCTTGTCTTTTTATGTGGCTTCATCATATGTGGCAATTAGCACGAGAAGGAAAAATAGATGATGATCCCGTTGTGATTACAGTAAAGGATCGTTTGAGTTGGATTTTTTTAATCGTCATTGTATTCATGACCGTATTAGCCACGGGGTTTCATTTCCCTCATTAA
- the rpoS gene encoding RNA polymerase sigma factor RpoS, with protein MGKKGNAFKKKGSRKQKNHPVSECVFENKEKILAHRELNENEISTPHKYVRRDETLGATQLYLNEIGFSPLLSAEEEVYYARLIAKGDQDARKRMIESNLRLVVKIARHYNNRGLQFLDLIEEGNLGLMHAVEKFDPERGFRFSTYATWWVRQAIERAIMNQARTVRLPIHVVKELNVYLQAARELTQKLDHKPTSDEIAKWLDRPFEEVERMLGLNEHITSVDAPASSEADKPLLETLSDNRENDPEHILEGENLRKRLEGWLKQLSTNQREVIARRYGLLGCDRMTLEEVGEVIGLTRERVRQIQVEGLKTLRKIMEKQGFFSNLLYD; from the coding sequence TTTTAGCGCATCGTGAACTAAATGAAAATGAAATCTCAACACCTCACAAATATGTGAGACGTGATGAGACATTAGGTGCTACGCAGTTGTATTTAAATGAAATAGGTTTTTCTCCTTTATTATCCGCTGAAGAAGAAGTTTATTACGCACGACTCATTGCAAAAGGGGATCAAGATGCTCGAAAACGAATGATAGAAAGTAATTTACGTTTAGTTGTAAAAATAGCCAGACATTATAATAATCGTGGATTACAATTTTTGGATTTGATAGAAGAAGGTAATTTAGGTTTAATGCATGCCGTAGAAAAATTCGATCCGGAAAGAGGCTTTCGTTTTTCGACGTATGCAACGTGGTGGGTGCGCCAAGCCATTGAACGGGCCATTATGAACCAAGCACGAACGGTTCGTTTACCGATCCATGTGGTGAAAGAGCTTAATGTTTATTTACAAGCCGCAAGAGAATTGACTCAAAAATTGGATCATAAACCCACTTCAGATGAAATTGCTAAATGGCTTGATAGACCTTTTGAAGAAGTGGAACGAATGCTCGGATTGAATGAGCATATTACGTCTGTTGATGCACCTGCGAGCAGCGAGGCAGATAAACCTTTGCTTGAAACCTTGTCCGATAATCGCGAAAATGATCCTGAACATATTTTAGAAGGTGAAAATTTGCGTAAACGTTTAGAGGGCTGGCTTAAACAATTATCCACGAATCAACGAGAAGTGATTGCCCGGCGCTATGGTTTATTAGGTTGTGATCGCATGACCCTTGAAGAAGTGGGTGAAGTGATTGGTTTAACACGAGAGCGCGTTCGCCAAATTCAGGTGGAAGGCTTGAAAACATTACGAAAAATAATGGAAAAACAAGGATTTTTTTCCAATTTACTCTACGATTAA